One genomic window of Magnolia sinica isolate HGM2019 chromosome 3, MsV1, whole genome shotgun sequence includes the following:
- the LOC131241141 gene encoding protein DEHYDRATION-INDUCED 19-like, translating to MDSDLWSSRLAAAKRHYSLQHHQNPQSDRLSFEDFEVEEEVRPDFPCPYCYEDHDMASLCSHLEDEHSFESKVAVCPICSVKVARDMLSHITLQHGHLFKLQRRRRLRRVAIPNSQSLSLLGRDLREAHLQVLLGGGGYRSSSTNTSNAVTDSFLSSLVLNFPASEAEEISKSAASSAEDTSIKKPTSTQTWKSSFDSSLSNEEREKKMRQATVRAKFMQDLMLSTLFGD from the exons atGGATTCCGATCTCTGGTCATCTCGTCTTGCTGCAGCAAAACGACACTATTCTCTCCAGCACCATCAAAATCCCCAATCAG ATCGGTTAAGCTTCGAGGATTTCGAGGTGGAAGAAGAGGTCCGGCCCGATTTCCCTTGCCCTTATTGCTACGAAGATCACGACATGGCCTCTCTCTGCTCACATCTTGAAGACGAGCATTCATTCGAATCAAAAGTCGCT GTTTGCCCCATTTGCTCTGTTAAGGTTGCACGGGACATGCtgagtcatatcaccctgcaacATGGTCACTTGTTCAAA TTGCAGAGGCGGCGGAGGTTACGCAGAGTCGCTATTCCCAACAGTCAGTCACTTTCTCTACTAGGCAGGGACCTCCGTGAGGCCCACTTGCAGGTCCTCTTGGGAGGTGGCGGATATCGGTCAAGCAGCACTAACACATCAAATGCAGTCACTGATTCGTTCCTTTCATCTCTTGTGTTGAATTTCCCTGCATCTGAAGCAGAAGAAATTTCGAAATCTGCCGCTTCCAGTGCCGAGGATACTTCCATAAAGAAACCAACATCAACACAGACTTGGAAATCAAG TTTTGACTCTTCATTGAGTAATGAGGAGAGGGAAAAAAAGATGAGACAAGCTACCGTGAGAGCCAAGTTCATGCAGGATCTTATGCTCTCCACTCTGTTTGGCGACTAG
- the LOC131241142 gene encoding D-amino-acid transaminase, chloroplastic-like, producing the protein MMPTSEVGNASDAYVPVYSSSEVLEKLQEKWNSGKKQPYPAMYSSIIGGITLDPALMVIPIDDHMVHRGHGVFDTAMIVDGYLYELDTHLDRFLRSASNAKISSPFPRSTLRNILIQLTAASHCKKGSLRYWLSVGPGDFLLSPAGCPTPAFYAVVIDVDFSQCREGVKVVTSTIPMKAPQFATMKNVNYLPNVLAKMEAEEKDAFASIWIDDKGNIAEGPNINVALISKEKELLLPFFDKILSGCTAKRLLALAPKLVEQGILKSVTTRDITVDQAKNSAEMMYVGSGLPILPIIEWDGQPVGDGRVGELTLALSDLLWEDMTAGPETQRLCVPYV; encoded by the exons ATGATGCCGACATCCGAAGTAGGAAATGCAAGCGATGCCTACGTTCCTGTTTACTCATCGTCCGAG GTGCTTGAGAAGCTTCAAGAGAAATGGAATTCAGGGAAGAAACAACCTTACCCAGCAATGTATTCTAGTATTATTGGCGGAATTACTCTGGATCCAGCCCTGATGGTTATTCCAATTGATGATCATATGGTCCACAGGGGACATGGTGTCTTCGATACTGCCATGATTGTTGATGG ATATTTATACGAGTTGGACACCCATCTGGATCGGTTCCTAAGGTCAGCCTCAAATGCAAAGATTTCTTCTCCTTTCCCTCGCTCAACTTTGAGAAACATTCTTATCCAGTTAACGGCAGCATCACATTGCAAGAAAGGCTCACTGAGGTACTGGCTGAGTGTGGGGCCGGGTGATTTCTTGCTCTCACCTGCAGGCTGTCCAACACCTGCATTCTATGCCGTAGTCATCGATGTTGACTTCTCGCAGTGCAGAGAAGGGGTGAAAGTGGTAACATCCACCATACCCATGAAAGCTCCCCAATTCGCTACGATGAAGAATGTGAACTATCTCCCTAACGTTCTTGCAAAAATGGAAGCAGAAGAAAAGGACGCGTTTGCTTCCATCTGGATTGATGACAAGGGAAATATTGCCGAGGGCCCAAACATCAATGTGGCACTTATAAGCAAGGAAAAGGAGCTGCTGTTACCTTTCTTTGATAAAATCTTGAGCGGGTGTACTGCCAAGAGGCTTTTGGCATTGGCGCCCAAGTTGGTTGAGCAGGGTATTTTGAAAAGTGTAACCACTAGAGATATAACAGTCGATCAAGCCAAAAATTCAGCTGAGATGATGTACGTGGGAAGTGGGCTTCCTATACTACCCATCATTGAGTGGGACGGCCAGCCTGTTGGCGACG GAAGAGTGGGGGAGCTGACGCTTGCGCTCTCAGATCTGCTTTGGGAGGATATGACAGCAGGTCCCGAAACACAGAGGCTTTGTGTTCCATATGTGTAA
- the LOC131241143 gene encoding tyrosine aminotransferase-like, with translation MKEGEMENGGRKKGWNFRPSAELAAPTQITIRGILGTLMSNLDGGDERPRIQLGHGDPSSFPCFRTSPIAEDAVISAVRSAKYNCYSPSVGLLPARRAIAEYLSHDLPYELSPEDVFVTVGCIQAIEVTMAVLAHPGANILLPTPGFPIYEARAAFAGVEARHFDLLPDRNWEVDLDAVKALADENTVAMVIINPGNPCGNVFSYQHLAKIAETAKKLGILVIADEVYDHLTFGSNPFVPMGTFGSVVPVLTLGSISKRWAVPGWRLGWLVATDPHGVLKETKIINAISTYLNASADPATFVQGAIPEILGKTGDDFFKKTTSMLRQTADICYDRIKEIDCVTCPYKPEGSMFVMVKLNLSHLEDIYDDVDFCSKLAKEESVILLPGCAVGLKNWLRITFAIDATSLEDGLGRLKSFCQRHMKKQLKDEKRRIKEKQI, from the exons ATGAAAGAAGGAGAGATGGAGAATGGTGGAAGAAAGAAGGGATGGAATTTCAGGCCCAGTGCTGAGCTGGCAGCCCCAACTCAGATCACCATCCGagggatccttggcactctaatGAGCAATCTCGACGGTGGAGATGAGAGGCCCAGGATTCAACTCGGGCATGGCGATCCCTCCAGCTTCCCTTGCTTCCGTACCTCTCCCATCGCTGAAGATGCTGTAATCTCGGCCGTCCGATCCGCTAAGTACAACTGCTACTCTCCGTCGGTCGGGCTTCTCCCAGCTAGAAG GGCTATTGCAGAGTATCTCTCACATGATCTTCCCTACGAGCTATCGCCAGAAGATGTTTTTGTCACGGTCGGGTGCATACAAGCGATCGAGGTCACAATGGCAGTCCTGGCCCACCCCGGCGCCAACATCTTGCTCCCCACACCAGGATTCCCAATCTACGAGGCACGCGCTGCTTTCGCCGGTGTTGAAGCCCGGCATTTCGACCTCCTACCGGATCGTAATTGGGAGGTTGACCTTGATGCCGTCAAAGCTCTGGCAGATGAGAACACGGTCGCGATGGTTATCATAAATCCCGGCAACCCGTGTGGGAATGTTTTCAGCTATCAGCATTTGGCCAAG ATTGCTGAGACTGCTAAGAAGCTTGGAATTCTTGTTATCGCGGATGAAGTCTATGATCATCTCACATTCGGGAGTAACCCATTTGTGCCGATGGGAACGTTCGGATCAGTTGTTCCAGTACTTACTCTTGGGTCGATATCAAAGAGGTGGGCTGTGCCCGGCTGGCGACTTGGCTGGCTAGTGGCGACTGATCCCCATGGTGTCCTAAAAGAGACCAAG ATCATCAACGCCATTTCAACCTATCTCAATGCCTCTGCGGATCCTGCTACCTTTGTTCAG GGTGCAATTCCTGAAATCCTTGGGAAGACTGGAGACGATTTCTTTAAGAAAACAACTAGTATGCTGAGGCAAACGGCAGATATATGTTATGACCGAATAAAGGAAATCGACTGTGTTACTTGTCCATACAAACCAGAGGGATCAATGTTTGTAATG GTAAAGCTGAATTTGTCCCATCTGGAAGACATTTACGATGATGTAGACTTCTGCTCCAAGCTGGCCAAAGAGGAGTCGGTGATCCTTCTCCCGG GATGCGCGGTCGGATTGAAGAATTGGCTCCGTATTACTTTCGCCATAGACGCCACCTCCCTGGAAGATGGGCTTGGGAGATTGAAGTCCTTTTGCCAGAGGCACATGAAGAAACAATTAAAGGACGAGAAAAGAAGAATTAAGGAGAAGCAAATTTGA